A single Chloroflexota bacterium DNA region contains:
- the pulA gene encoding pullulanase-type alpha-1,6-glucosidase, whose amino-acid sequence MKQHRTITIFLALMMILSGVVPVVALAAPASAISPQAQVESIQIDGNKEAEWGEPLAEDPLGDISEPNLDMVGLYVVEDADNLFVGLDALASSWGMAYGIYLDTDNALASGGTSDPWGRDVSAVEENLPEFALYVWHREDDTIEDAQLTTWNGSGWDYPTLTSLGGEQAYGAENDWLEYRIPKAALGIAPGESSPELFIEAFSTGGGGHAQDSVPSDANVNFPDPDWGPDVTQLSAFVGFPAADGDLMVTFPGSWPSAAGLGNDWDPANPNIVGSDDNGDGVWKFVTDAIPAGDYAFKATIGGSWDENYGLNGEPSGPDVPFTVEAGDTVHFYYDRSDNYVASRPDYIIPAVAGNFASEIGGQDWSPDHLMTWMKDPDGDGVYTYTAEDVPEGTWNYKVALNESWDVSYPAGDQAFTVPAGGADVVFSYDSATNEVSEVVLGDVPDGDLVRPAVQAPIQDEVFYFTLPDRFDNGDSSNDEGDMPGGTLAQTGFKVDDKAFFHGGDLAGLSGKLDYIAGLGATAIWITPVFRNQATQPDSTSAFGISAGYHGYWILDQENSDPHLGTNAELQAFIDDAHSRGIDVFFDIVVNHTADVIDYAEGENSYRNKTDYPYMDADGNEFDDRDYAGGDTFPPLDPATSFPYTPVFPDPGDDSAKNPDWLNNPIYYHNRGNSTFAGESSEYGDFFGLDDLFTEHHDVVNGFLDVFKMWIADYDVDGFRLDTAKHVNIEFWQQFAPEILAYAESLGKSDFTMFGEVFDGNAEKMSRYTTEGQLPAVVDFGLHGASNNFAVHSGPTDNLRNLFANDDYFTDADSNAYQLGNFISNHDLGRVGNGLRSAHPGASDEELVDRAALGYGLLYFARGFPIVYYGDEQGFVGGNDKLGREDMMPSQVPEYNAYDLIGTDATTADANFDPGHPVHQALVDYAALLEDNLALRRGAQIHRYSTDSDGIYAFSRIERGEKVEYILAFNNAAADRQATFATFTPDGEFASVFPGGAPPISSNGAGEVTVDVPGLSFVIYRAGQAVPASAVAPDPTFTSPEAGAEIYGRSEIAVDLDEEKFVEVTFAVKQGDNDWQIIGTDTNAPFRVFFDVSGIPTGTGLTFRAISNDLSGNLSSISLNAVVGEEPPGPTEGAGYAIMHYYRSDGDYGDHTTGDYNDYWGLHLWGDAIDPSEATEWTSPKPFLGEDAYGRFAWIKLTDPTQPINFIIHRGDVKDGTDQDRSFHPIQDGPEIWLQQDDGSFYTLQADAQGFATIHYHRPGGDYGDYGSNDYNDFWGLHLWGDAIDPSEATGWTSPRKPDSTDDYGVRFDILLQDSSQSLNFIIHKGDVKDPADSPDRSFVPAELATVWLQQDELENYPQRGAAEGFALLHYRRDAGDYGDYTSNDYNDFWGMHTWGDTNDPGWTTPRKPVAQDLFGVIFQVELFEDAQQIGYILHRGDEKDPGPDQTWVFADSGYEAWQLQGADPENPYILPVPDVGGASPGNIDEQQAYWVNEETIAWSAGDQTANTFTLHYAPEGGLEATDQGITGGMFVTLIPDPAGLPTEVREKFPHLAGLPALKIAPEDLPMVPDILKGQIAVSAVNADGLSQNATGLQIPGVLDDLYTYDGELGVSWDAGVPTVGLWAPTARSVTLHLYGDSDPATVGTAYPMTWDGANGVWTVAGDPGWMGQFYLFEVEVYVHSTQQVEHNMVSDPYSLNLSMNSARSQLVDLSDPALAPEGWDSHEKPPLAAPEDISIYEIHMRDFSVNDQTVPEELRGTFKAFTLADTNGINHLKALERAGLTHLHLLPVFDIATINENKAEWQEPDWDELATYPPDSEQQQALVTATENDDGFNWGYDPWHYTTPEGSYATDPEGVTRIIEYREMVKALNDMGLRVVMDVVYNHTNSAGQAEKSVLDRIVPGYYHRLNDKGQVETSTCCPNTATEYNMMEKLMIDSLVIWAAEYQIDAFRFDLMGHHMKRNMLNVRDALDSLTIADDGVDGQSIYIYGEGWNFGEVADDARGENATQLNMAGTGIGTFSDRLRDAVRGGGPFDGGDDLVRRQGFANGLFYDPNAMNSGSQEELDTLLLNSDQIRVGMAGNLAGYEFVDRYGNLVTGADVDYNGSPAGYTEDPQEDITYISKHDNQTLYDINTYKVPIGVSMADRVRVQNVGLATVLLGQGVPFMHAGSDLLRSKSLDRDSYNSGDWFNKLDFTYADNNFGVGLPVAGKNQDNWPLMQPLLADPALKPAMGNIEFGAALYQELLKIRYSSPLFRLQTAQDIQERVLFHNTGPDQQPGLIVATLSDAPEPDVDPGRELIVVLINANDEPQTFSADSLIGQELRLHPVQQNSVDEVVKSTTFDGTAGMFAVPGRTAAVFTDGDLIAGEIIQTSSTSPVVQGTFIDIDVTLTNNTGEDIDDMFAIVPIDPATEYVMGSAYGGATPLTSAAAMQMGMERGLQSLIDLAGDGDPDEVVAVAFMGDVGSGETVDFGFTVQVVSETGSVQHSVAIFDGATFLQEFTSDEIEIVDNGDYTINRSRRFDIVRDTFIDGDRPTTWFGTSVTMWVGFYDEMRPIMHAPISGIPGDAAIDVGYLYTYITEGRGFYMWPGSVINASVHALSTEWLPYPANWVMPWSAPGGDFGPVVDTNHIGSGKIGTWLRLDITEIAEDIVRGAPNYGFILTSDDDHGVRYGLATQDYWDPSKVGYVRVLYRTAD is encoded by the coding sequence GTGAAACAGCATCGAACTATCACGATTTTTCTGGCGTTGATGATGATTCTGTCCGGAGTCGTGCCGGTAGTGGCTCTTGCTGCGCCTGCATCAGCGATTTCGCCACAAGCTCAGGTTGAATCGATCCAGATCGATGGCAACAAGGAGGCGGAATGGGGAGAGCCTCTGGCGGAAGATCCCCTTGGTGATATCAGCGAACCTAACCTGGATATGGTGGGGCTCTATGTGGTCGAAGACGCCGACAACCTCTTCGTCGGCCTGGATGCCCTGGCATCGAGCTGGGGCATGGCCTACGGCATCTATCTCGATACCGACAACGCACTGGCGAGCGGTGGCACATCGGATCCGTGGGGACGTGACGTATCGGCGGTGGAGGAGAACCTGCCCGAATTTGCCCTGTATGTCTGGCATCGGGAGGATGATACCATCGAGGATGCCCAGCTTACCACATGGAACGGGTCCGGTTGGGATTATCCCACCTTGACCAGCCTGGGAGGCGAACAGGCCTATGGCGCGGAAAACGACTGGCTGGAGTACAGGATTCCCAAGGCGGCCCTTGGCATTGCTCCTGGCGAGTCCAGCCCTGAGCTCTTTATCGAGGCCTTTAGCACCGGTGGCGGCGGACACGCCCAGGATTCCGTGCCAAGCGATGCCAATGTAAACTTTCCCGACCCCGATTGGGGCCCCGACGTTACTCAGCTTTCAGCCTTCGTTGGTTTTCCTGCAGCTGACGGCGACCTGATGGTCACCTTCCCGGGCAGCTGGCCGTCGGCGGCCGGATTGGGCAACGACTGGGATCCTGCCAATCCCAATATCGTGGGCAGCGACGACAACGGCGATGGTGTCTGGAAATTTGTGACAGACGCCATTCCAGCGGGAGACTATGCTTTCAAGGCCACGATCGGTGGGTCGTGGGACGAAAACTACGGGCTCAACGGCGAACCCAGTGGACCTGATGTGCCCTTCACCGTGGAAGCTGGCGATACGGTTCACTTCTATTACGATCGCAGCGACAACTACGTGGCAAGCCGGCCAGACTACATCATCCCGGCGGTGGCCGGCAACTTCGCCTCGGAAATCGGCGGCCAGGATTGGTCGCCCGATCATCTGATGACCTGGATGAAAGACCCGGACGGCGATGGTGTCTACACGTACACAGCAGAGGATGTTCCCGAAGGCACCTGGAACTACAAGGTGGCTCTCAACGAATCATGGGACGTGTCTTACCCTGCCGGCGACCAGGCTTTCACGGTTCCGGCGGGCGGTGCCGACGTGGTCTTCAGCTATGACAGTGCCACGAACGAAGTAAGTGAGGTTGTGCTGGGCGATGTGCCGGATGGGGACCTGGTCCGGCCGGCGGTCCAGGCACCCATCCAGGACGAAGTGTTCTATTTCACTCTCCCCGACCGTTTCGACAATGGCGATTCCAGTAACGATGAGGGAGATATGCCGGGTGGTACGCTGGCGCAAACGGGCTTCAAGGTGGATGACAAGGCCTTTTTCCATGGCGGCGATCTGGCCGGCCTGAGCGGAAAACTTGACTATATTGCCGGCCTGGGCGCGACTGCTATCTGGATCACACCCGTTTTCCGCAACCAGGCGACTCAGCCCGATAGCACGAGCGCTTTCGGGATTAGCGCGGGCTACCATGGCTATTGGATCCTTGACCAGGAGAACAGCGATCCCCATCTGGGGACCAATGCTGAGCTGCAGGCCTTCATCGATGATGCCCACAGTCGAGGGATCGACGTCTTTTTCGATATCGTCGTCAATCACACGGCCGATGTCATCGATTACGCTGAGGGAGAGAACAGTTATCGCAACAAGACCGACTATCCCTACATGGATGCCGACGGCAATGAATTCGATGATCGCGATTACGCAGGCGGCGATACCTTCCCACCCCTGGATCCAGCCACCAGTTTTCCCTATACGCCGGTCTTTCCCGACCCGGGCGACGACTCGGCCAAAAACCCTGACTGGCTGAACAACCCAATCTACTACCATAACCGCGGCAACTCAACCTTTGCCGGTGAAAGCTCCGAATACGGCGATTTCTTCGGTCTGGATGATCTCTTTACCGAACACCACGACGTAGTGAACGGCTTTCTCGACGTTTTCAAGATGTGGATCGCCGACTATGATGTCGATGGGTTCCGTCTTGATACCGCCAAACATGTCAATATCGAGTTCTGGCAACAGTTTGCGCCGGAGATTCTGGCCTATGCCGAGTCGCTTGGCAAAAGTGATTTCACCATGTTCGGCGAGGTCTTTGATGGCAACGCTGAGAAGATGAGCCGCTATACCACGGAGGGCCAACTGCCGGCCGTGGTGGATTTCGGGCTGCATGGCGCGTCGAATAACTTCGCTGTGCACAGCGGTCCCACCGATAACCTGCGCAACCTCTTTGCCAACGACGACTACTTCACAGATGCCGACAGCAATGCCTATCAACTGGGCAATTTCATCAGCAATCACGACCTGGGTCGTGTGGGCAACGGGCTGCGTTCGGCCCATCCTGGCGCATCCGACGAGGAACTGGTGGATCGGGCTGCGCTCGGATATGGCTTGCTCTACTTCGCCCGGGGATTCCCCATTGTCTATTACGGCGACGAGCAGGGATTTGTGGGCGGCAACGACAAGCTTGGCCGCGAGGACATGATGCCCAGCCAGGTGCCTGAGTACAATGCGTACGACCTGATCGGCACCGATGCCACTACCGCCGATGCCAACTTCGATCCCGGGCATCCAGTTCACCAGGCTTTGGTCGACTACGCTGCGCTGCTCGAGGATAACCTGGCCCTGCGCCGCGGCGCCCAGATCCATCGGTACAGCACCGACAGCGATGGAATCTACGCCTTCTCCCGCATCGAGCGCGGGGAGAAGGTCGAATACATCCTCGCCTTCAACAACGCTGCAGCTGACAGGCAGGCTACCTTTGCCACCTTCACCCCCGACGGTGAGTTCGCTTCCGTCTTCCCCGGCGGCGCTCCGCCGATCAGCAGTAACGGGGCTGGTGAGGTTACGGTGGATGTTCCCGGTCTCTCGTTCGTGATCTACCGGGCTGGACAGGCAGTGCCCGCCAGCGCTGTCGCTCCCGATCCGACCTTCACATCGCCTGAGGCGGGCGCTGAGATCTACGGGCGCAGCGAGATTGCTGTCGATCTTGATGAGGAGAAGTTCGTTGAGGTCACCTTCGCCGTCAAGCAGGGTGATAACGACTGGCAGATCATTGGCACCGATACCAATGCACCCTTCAGGGTCTTTTTTGACGTGAGCGGAATCCCAACGGGCACCGGATTGACTTTCCGGGCGATAAGTAACGACCTGTCGGGGAACCTGAGTTCAATCAGCCTGAACGCTGTGGTCGGGGAAGAGCCGCCAGGCCCCACCGAAGGTGCCGGGTATGCCATCATGCACTACTACCGGTCGGATGGCGATTACGGTGACCATACCACTGGCGACTACAACGATTACTGGGGCTTGCATCTGTGGGGCGATGCCATCGATCCTTCGGAGGCGACCGAGTGGACTTCCCCCAAACCTTTCCTGGGTGAGGATGCCTATGGTCGCTTCGCCTGGATCAAGCTGACTGATCCGACGCAGCCGATCAACTTCATCATCCACCGGGGCGATGTCAAGGACGGCACCGACCAGGACCGCAGCTTCCATCCGATTCAGGATGGTCCGGAGATCTGGTTGCAGCAGGATGATGGCAGTTTCTACACCCTTCAGGCGGATGCCCAGGGATTTGCCACGATTCATTACCACCGGCCCGGTGGCGACTACGGTGACTATGGAAGCAACGACTACAACGACTTCTGGGGCCTGCACCTGTGGGGCGATGCCATCGATCCCTCGGAAGCCACGGGTTGGACCAGCCCGCGCAAGCCCGACTCGACCGATGATTACGGCGTGCGTTTCGATATCCTGCTGCAGGACAGCTCCCAATCGCTGAACTTCATCATCCACAAAGGGGATGTCAAGGACCCGGCAGACAGCCCGGACCGCTCGTTTGTGCCGGCAGAGCTGGCCACGGTCTGGCTGCAACAGGATGAACTGGAAAATTACCCGCAACGAGGCGCTGCTGAGGGTTTCGCCCTCCTGCACTATCGCCGCGATGCAGGCGACTACGGCGATTACACCAGTAACGACTACAACGATTTCTGGGGCATGCACACCTGGGGCGATACCAATGACCCAGGCTGGACCACGCCGCGGAAACCGGTGGCCCAGGATCTCTTTGGCGTGATCTTCCAGGTCGAACTCTTTGAGGATGCCCAGCAGATCGGCTACATCCTGCACCGGGGCGACGAAAAGGATCCGGGCCCTGACCAAACCTGGGTTTTCGCCGACAGCGGATACGAGGCCTGGCAGCTGCAAGGTGCTGATCCCGAGAATCCCTATATCCTACCCGTGCCCGACGTGGGTGGTGCCAGCCCGGGTAATATCGACGAACAGCAGGCCTATTGGGTAAACGAGGAGACGATTGCCTGGTCTGCCGGCGATCAGACCGCCAATACCTTCACCCTGCATTATGCGCCCGAGGGTGGCCTTGAGGCGACAGACCAGGGCATCACGGGTGGCATGTTTGTCACCCTGATCCCCGACCCGGCGGGTCTGCCCACCGAGGTTCGGGAGAAATTCCCGCATCTGGCCGGGCTTCCGGCTCTCAAGATCGCACCTGAGGACCTGCCAATGGTGCCGGATATCCTGAAGGGACAGATCGCCGTATCGGCAGTCAATGCCGATGGTCTTTCCCAGAACGCCACCGGGCTGCAGATACCGGGCGTCCTGGACGATCTGTACACCTATGATGGTGAGCTGGGAGTCAGTTGGGATGCGGGCGTGCCCACCGTGGGTCTCTGGGCGCCTACCGCCAGGTCGGTGACGCTGCACCTCTATGGCGATTCCGATCCGGCAACGGTCGGCACCGCCTACCCGATGACATGGGATGGCGCCAACGGTGTCTGGACGGTGGCTGGCGATCCCGGTTGGATGGGCCAGTTCTACCTGTTCGAGGTTGAGGTATATGTCCACAGCACCCAGCAGGTGGAACACAACATGGTGAGCGATCCCTACTCGCTGAACCTGTCGATGAACAGTGCGCGCAGTCAACTGGTGGATCTTTCCGATCCGGCGCTGGCGCCCGAGGGTTGGGACAGCCATGAAAAGCCGCCGCTGGCAGCGCCCGAGGATATCAGTATCTACGAGATCCACATGCGGGATTTCAGTGTCAACGATCAAACGGTGCCGGAAGAACTCCGTGGCACCTTCAAGGCGTTCACCCTGGCGGATACCAACGGCATCAATCATCTGAAAGCCCTGGAGCGCGCGGGCTTGACCCATCTCCACTTGTTGCCGGTCTTTGATATCGCAACGATCAATGAAAACAAGGCCGAGTGGCAGGAACCGGACTGGGACGAACTGGCTACCTACCCACCCGACTCCGAACAACAGCAGGCACTGGTAACTGCCACTGAGAACGACGATGGCTTCAACTGGGGCTACGATCCGTGGCATTACACCACACCCGAAGGCAGCTATGCGACCGATCCGGAAGGTGTGACGCGCATCATCGAGTACCGGGAGATGGTCAAGGCGCTCAATGACATGGGCCTGCGGGTGGTGATGGATGTGGTCTATAACCATACCAATTCTGCCGGTCAGGCGGAAAAATCAGTCCTCGACCGCATCGTGCCCGGCTACTATCATCGCCTGAACGATAAAGGCCAGGTGGAGACCAGCACCTGCTGCCCGAACACGGCCACCGAGTACAACATGATGGAAAAACTCATGATCGACTCGCTGGTCATCTGGGCCGCCGAATATCAGATCGACGCCTTCCGCTTCGATCTGATGGGCCATCATATGAAACGCAATATGCTCAACGTCCGGGATGCCCTGGATAGTCTGACCATAGCAGATGATGGCGTCGACGGTCAGTCAATCTACATCTACGGCGAGGGCTGGAACTTCGGCGAAGTGGCAGACGACGCCCGCGGTGAGAATGCAACCCAACTCAACATGGCAGGAACGGGCATCGGTACCTTCAGTGATCGTTTGCGCGATGCCGTGCGCGGCGGCGGTCCCTTCGATGGCGGCGACGACCTGGTCCGCCGGCAGGGCTTCGCCAATGGTCTTTTCTACGATCCGAATGCCATGAACAGTGGATCGCAGGAGGAATTGGATACGCTCTTGCTGAATTCTGACCAGATTCGAGTTGGCATGGCGGGCAATCTGGCGGGATACGAGTTCGTCGACCGCTATGGTAATCTGGTCACCGGTGCCGATGTCGATTACAACGGTTCCCCGGCCGGCTACACGGAAGATCCCCAGGAGGACATTACCTACATCAGCAAACACGACAACCAGACCCTGTACGACATCAACACCTACAAGGTTCCGATCGGTGTGTCGATGGCCGACCGTGTACGTGTTCAGAATGTGGGCCTGGCAACAGTCTTGCTGGGCCAGGGTGTACCCTTCATGCATGCCGGCAGTGACCTGCTGCGTTCCAAGTCGCTGGACCGGGATAGCTACAACTCAGGCGACTGGTTCAACAAACTGGACTTCACTTACGCCGATAACAACTTTGGTGTGGGCCTGCCGGTGGCTGGCAAGAACCAGGACAACTGGCCTCTCATGCAGCCGCTACTGGCCGATCCGGCCCTGAAGCCCGCCATGGGTAATATCGAGTTTGGCGCGGCGCTTTACCAGGAACTGTTGAAGATTCGCTACAGCTCGCCCCTGTTCCGCCTGCAGACAGCGCAGGACATCCAGGAGCGGGTCCTCTTCCACAACACCGGACCTGACCAGCAGCCAGGCCTGATTGTCGCGACGCTCTCTGATGCGCCCGAGCCAGATGTGGACCCAGGACGAGAGCTGATCGTTGTGCTGATCAATGCCAACGATGAACCTCAGACATTCAGTGCTGACTCGCTGATCGGTCAGGAACTGCGTCTGCATCCTGTGCAGCAAAACTCGGTGGACGAGGTAGTGAAATCCACGACCTTTGACGGCACTGCTGGCATGTTTGCGGTGCCAGGTCGTACGGCCGCCGTTTTCACCGACGGTGATCTGATAGCAGGTGAGATCATCCAGACGTCCAGCACGAGTCCTGTGGTTCAGGGCACGTTTATCGATATCGACGTGACACTGACCAATAATACCGGCGAGGACATCGACGATATGTTCGCCATTGTACCGATCGATCCTGCTACCGAGTATGTCATGGGCAGCGCCTACGGTGGCGCCACGCCGCTGACCTCCGCCGCTGCCATGCAGATGGGCATGGAGCGAGGCCTGCAAAGCCTGATCGACCTGGCTGGCGACGGCGATCCCGACGAGGTGGTTGCCGTAGCTTTCATGGGCGATGTCGGGTCCGGCGAAACGGTCGACTTCGGCTTCACCGTCCAGGTCGTCAGCGAAACCGGCAGCGTGCAGCACTCGGTCGCCATCTTCGACGGCGCCACCTTCCTCCAGGAGTTCACCAGCGACGAGATCGAGATCGTCGACAACGGCGACTACACCATCAACCGCTCCAGGCGCTTCGACATCGTGCGGGACACCTTCATCGATGGCGATCGCCCCACCACCTGGTTCGGCACCAGCGTCACCATGTGGGTCGGCTTTTACGACGAGATGCGGCCGATCATGCACGCCCCCATCAGTGGCATCCCGGGCGATGCAGCCATCGACGTCGGCTATCTCTACACCTACATTACCGAGGGACGGGGCTTCTACATGTGGCCCGGCTCGGTGATCAACGCCAGTGTCCATGCCCTCAGCACCGAGTGGCTACCCTACCCGGCCAACTGGGTCATGCCCTGGTCGGCGCCCGGCGGCGACTTCGGTCCCGTCGTCGATACCAACCACATCGGCTCGGGCAAGATCGGCACCTGGCTACGTCTTGACATCACCGAGATCGCCGAGGACATCGTGCGCGGCGCTCCTAACTACGGCTTCATCCTGACGTCCGACGACGACCATGGCGTGCGCTATGGTCTGGCAACTCAGGACTACTGGGACCCGAGCAAGGTTGGTTACGTCCGGGTTTTGTATCGCACCGCGGACTGA
- the glmS gene encoding glutamine--fructose-6-phosphate transaminase (isomerizing), translating to MCGIVGYVGPRAATPIVINGLQRLEYRGYDSAGIAVYQDGVIEVRKDVGKLSNLIALLAERPTNGHLAVGHTRWATHGKPNEQNAHPHSDDSGEIVVVQNGIVENFRELRDGLEAEGVIFQSDTDTEVIVHLISLHYSRDGGLAEAVGKALGYLKGPSAIVVMSSREPDRLVAARLGNAGGIAIGLGQGENFVASDIPAILEHTRRMVFLESRQMATVTGDAVGIQTLEGAAVDPEIHDIPWDPVSAAKGEYRHFMQKEIFEQARSVTDTIRGRVDFASGEVVLEDLNLSAEQACRFDRIVIVACGTSAYSGLVGKFLFETIAGLPTEVDYASEFRYRDSIIDDRTMVLAITQSGETVDTLAAMEEGQEKGAWLCSIVNAIGSQAARMASTTRWSARSSRSRLAAAS from the coding sequence ATGTGTGGAATCGTGGGGTACGTCGGACCGCGCGCGGCGACGCCGATTGTGATCAACGGCCTTCAGCGCCTGGAGTATCGCGGCTACGACTCGGCCGGCATCGCGGTCTACCAGGACGGTGTAATTGAGGTGCGCAAGGACGTCGGGAAACTCTCCAACCTGATCGCATTACTGGCAGAACGGCCGACCAACGGACATCTGGCGGTGGGGCATACACGCTGGGCAACCCACGGCAAACCAAATGAGCAGAACGCCCATCCGCACAGTGATGACTCTGGCGAGATCGTCGTTGTTCAAAACGGCATTGTGGAAAACTTCCGGGAGTTGAGGGACGGGCTGGAGGCAGAGGGGGTGATCTTCCAATCCGACACGGACACCGAGGTAATCGTTCATCTGATTTCGCTGCATTACTCCCGGGATGGCGGTCTCGCCGAAGCTGTGGGCAAGGCGTTGGGCTACCTGAAGGGTCCCAGCGCCATTGTCGTCATGAGCAGTCGAGAACCCGACCGGCTGGTGGCGGCGCGGCTGGGAAACGCTGGTGGGATCGCGATTGGTCTCGGCCAGGGGGAAAACTTCGTGGCGTCTGACATCCCGGCCATCCTGGAGCATACCAGGCGAATGGTCTTCCTTGAAAGCCGTCAGATGGCCACTGTCACCGGCGACGCTGTCGGGATCCAGACACTGGAAGGCGCTGCGGTCGACCCGGAGATTCATGACATTCCCTGGGACCCTGTGTCGGCTGCCAAGGGCGAATACCGCCATTTCATGCAGAAGGAGATATTTGAGCAGGCGCGATCTGTAACCGACACGATTCGAGGTCGAGTCGACTTTGCATCTGGTGAGGTTGTTCTGGAAGACCTGAATCTGAGTGCGGAACAGGCCTGCCGTTTCGATCGTATCGTGATTGTCGCCTGCGGCACCTCGGCCTATTCCGGGCTGGTTGGCAAGTTTCTCTTTGAAACGATCGCTGGATTGCCCACCGAAGTGGATTACGCGTCGGAATTCCGCTACCGCGATTCTATCATCGACGATCGGACCATGGTCCTTGCCATCACCCAATCGGGCGAGACGGTGGATACTCTGGCGGCCATGGAGGAGGGGCAGGAAAAGGGTGCCTGGCTCTGCAGCATTGTTAACGCGATCGGCAGCCAGGCGGCCAGGATGGCGTCTACGACAAGATGGTCAGCCAGATCGAGCAGGTCAAGGCTCGCAGCGGCATCGTGA
- a CDS encoding SIS domain-containing protein produces the protein MVSQIEQVKARSGIVIAIASEGDDFIASKADHVVYIPKASPLLTPVLSVVPLQRLAYEIAVWRGADVDQPRNLAKSVTVE, from the coding sequence ATGGTCAGCCAGATCGAGCAGGTCAAGGCTCGCAGCGGCATCGTGATAGCCATCGCCAGCGAAGGGGACGATTTCATCGCAAGCAAGGCCGATCATGTCGTCTATATTCCAAAGGCATCGCCGTTGCTAACCCCTGTCCTGTCGGTTGTGCCGCTCCAGCGCCTGGCGTATGAGATCGCCGTCTGGCGCGGGGCTGATGTCGACCAGCCGCGCAATCTGGCAAAAAGCGTCACTGTGGAGTAA
- a CDS encoding ABC transporter ATP-binding protein, which translates to MTHLQLQAIDVTLRSRHGTRLVEVRALDDAWLTVRAGETMGVIGPTGCGKSTLLRVIAGLIQPDAGKVIIDGQDQRGVPTRERGIGMVFQDYALYSHWNVWNNLAFYFRLRRRVDEVPARVHEAADILGVNFEYLLWRKPGHLSVGQRQQVAIARCLVRDPRLFLMDEPFANLDAAQRQRARLMLKRMLLRFKITTVHVTHDQQEAAALCDRVAFMEAGHIRQVDTFRNLLNWPIALDTAQFVTEPGSTFIEGACLEGHFACPAFSVPLPSHVLVRTSRGQGMTLRVRPGAVSPAPYSDAAAQPFIPVRAEVTWIEPLPMHRLQRVSCQAGKVPLTVELSQEVPVRNGEKIQLVIDPGKVDFFDTTSGANLALRAADAA; encoded by the coding sequence GTGACTCACCTACAACTGCAGGCGATTGATGTAACCCTGCGCAGCCGGCACGGCACTCGTCTGGTCGAAGTCAGGGCGCTCGACGATGCATGGTTGACTGTGCGGGCCGGCGAAACCATGGGCGTGATTGGTCCCACGGGCTGCGGAAAGTCGACCCTGCTTCGAGTCATTGCCGGTTTGATACAGCCGGATGCCGGAAAAGTTATCATCGATGGGCAAGACCAGCGTGGCGTGCCGACTCGAGAGCGCGGAATCGGCATGGTGTTCCAGGATTACGCGCTCTACTCCCACTGGAATGTATGGAACAACCTGGCCTTCTATTTCAGGTTGCGCCGCCGGGTCGACGAGGTGCCCGCCAGAGTTCACGAGGCGGCAGACATCCTCGGGGTCAACTTCGAGTACCTTCTCTGGCGAAAGCCAGGTCACCTCTCGGTAGGACAACGCCAGCAGGTTGCTATCGCACGCTGCCTGGTCCGCGATCCACGCCTGTTTCTAATGGACGAGCCCTTTGCCAACCTGGACGCGGCGCAGCGCCAGCGCGCCCGGTTGATGCTGAAGCGGATGCTGCTGCGTTTCAAGATTACGACGGTGCATGTGACCCACGATCAACAGGAGGCCGCAGCCCTCTGTGACCGGGTGGCCTTCATGGAAGCGGGTCACATCAGGCAGGTTGACACCTTCCGTAATCTGCTGAACTGGCCTATCGCTCTTGACACTGCCCAGTTTGTCACCGAACCTGGGTCCACATTCATCGAAGGCGCTTGTCTTGAGGGGCATTTTGCCTGCCCCGCCTTCAGCGTTCCATTGCCCTCGCACGTGCTTGTGAGAACGAGCCGGGGACAAGGCATGACCCTTCGAGTCCGTCCCGGTGCCGTGAGCCCTGCACCATATTCTGATGCCGCAGCACAGCCATTTATCCCGGTGCGGGCTGAGGTGACCTGGATCGAACCACTGCCCATGCACCGTCTCCAGCGGGTTAGCTGCCAGGCGGGAAAGGTACCGCTGACGGTGGAACTGTCACAGGAGGTCCCAGTGCGGAATGGGGAAAAGATTCAGCTCGTCATAGACCCGGGCAAGGTCGATTTCTTCGACACGACAAGCGGCGCAAACCTGGCCTTGCGAGCCGCAGATGCCGCGTAG